The following proteins are co-located in the Mycosarcoma maydis chromosome 11, whole genome shotgun sequence genome:
- a CDS encoding uncharacterized protein (related to Cullin-3), with product MNAPGSMRRPGGTRGTKLKPPKKIGLDVSIEDMWLRLVHAISQIQNHNISKLSYEEHYRYAYNLVLYQQGDMLYHGVKKQVQQHLDKLCREKIVPAFPPGGAASVSAGIILPESLLNRSQASSSSISRINPDPSTSSSSKGKARAIDSDPSSFADADTDATPAVSAASAAAASVSMSATQAGDHADAVARTQAGERLMTAIRDTWLDHRSCMSKLSEVLKYVDRVYVENHKVPSINRLGLEMFRDCVIRSSKYPIQIYLYSTLLTHIQIEREGSAISRSLLKSNIDMLSDLTQPKSGAPTSQDASVYSSDFEPALLQTSAAFYSAEADRWLDAGDAARYLAHVARRLQEEADRVAVYLKPETHKPLQHLLETNFLGKHLSTIINMPGSGLVAMLDEERNEDLARLYTLFSKVSGGDTTLRLALKSYIGAKGKLINDAVTSQTPAQAASTNPSQGQDDASGSGCKGRVKEKAGGDVDASTPQAATAIRWVEEVLEFKNKFDSILQVALANDTGCETAINEAFESFINTNKRAPEFISLFIDENLKKGLKGKTEVEVEEMLRKTISVFRFLHEKDTFERYYKQHLAKRLLQGRSVSDDAERGMMAKLKIESGHGYVAKLQGMLNDMKTSEETVEEFNRSVKNSARGMRFGVSVNVLTSTNWPISAQPPSCTMPEMLMEARRRFEEFYQSKHNGRVLTWHANLGNADIRVAFNSRTHEINVSTFALVVLLLFEEGSGNEVLSYDEIARATNMGDVDLQRTLQSLACGKFRILNKIPKGREVEKEDKFCFNSGFTCPLARFKIQQVAARVETSKERLVTNAKLDEQRSFLIEASIVRIMKNRKHLAHSDLVQQIITQLSPRFHPSLPAIKKRIESLIEREYLERTDSARNMYTYLA from the coding sequence ATGAACGCACCAGGCTCTATGCGTAGGCCTGGTGGCACTCGTGGCACCAAACTCAAGCCACCCAAAAAGATCGGTCTCGACGTCTCAATCGAAGACATGTGGCTCAGGCTCGTCCACGCCATCTCGCAGATCCAGAACCACAACATCTCCAAACTCAGCTACGAGGAGCACTATCGATACGCCTACAACCTCGTCCTCTACCAGCAGGGCGACATGCTCTACCATGGCGTCAAGAAGCAAGTccagcagcatcttgacAAACTCTGTCGTGAAAAAATCGTCCCTGCTTTCCCACCAGGCGGCGCTGCCTCTGTATCGGCGGGTATCATCTTACCCGAATCGCTTCTCAACCGTTCACAagcgtcgtcctcgtctaTATCTCGAATCAATCCCGATCCTTCTACCAGTAGCTCAAGCAAAGGCAAGGCCAGAGCCATCGATTCTGACCCAAGCTCTTTTGCTGACGCCGATACCGACGCTACACCGGCTGTTtcagctgcatctgcagccGCTGCCTCTGTTTCTATGTCGGCCACACAAGCGGGCGACCATGCAGATGCTGTAGCGCGCACTCAGGCAGGCGAACGCCTGATGACCGCCATCCGCGACACTTGGCTAGATCACCGCAGCTGCATGTCCAAGCTGTCGGAAGTGCTCAAGTACGTCGACCGCGTCTATGTCGAGAACCACAAGGTTCCCTCGATCAACCGCCTTGGTCTCGAGATGTTTCGCGATTGCGTGATTCGATCTTCCAAGTATCCTATCCAGATTTACCTATACAGCACGCTTCTCACTCACATCCAGATCGAACGCGAGGGCTCGGCTATCAgccgctcgctgctcaagtcCAACATTGACATGCTCTCGGATCTCACCCAGCCCAAGTCGGGCGCACCGACCAGCCAGGATGCCTCGGTCTACTCGAGCGACTTTGAGCCTGCCTTGCTACAGACCTCGGCAGCCTTTTACTCTGCCGAAGCGGATCGCTGGCTTGACGCTGGAGACGCTGCCAGGTATCTGGCGCACGTCGCACGAAGATTGCAGGAAGAGGCTGATCGTGTCGCAGTCTATCTAAAGCCAGAAACGCACAAGCCACTGCAGCACCTGCTGGAAACCAACTTTCTCGGCAAGCACCTCTCGACGATCATCAACATGCCCGGCTCCGGTCTAGTGgcgatgctcgacgaggagcgcAACGAGGACCTAGCTAGGCTGTACACGCTCTTCAGCAAGGTTTCTGGCGGTGATACGACGTTGCGTCTAGCACTCAAGAGCTACATTGGCGCCAAAGGGAAACTGATCAATgatgcagtcacgagccaGACGCCCGCACAAGCTGCGTCCACGAATCCAAgccaaggtcaagacgATGCATCAGGCAGCGGCTGCAAGGGCAGAGTCAAGGAGAAGGCGGGTGGCGATGTGgacgcatcgacgccacaGGCTGCCACGGCGATTCGATGGGTAGAAGAGGTGCTCGAGTTTAAAAACAAGTTTGACTCGATTCTGCAAGTTGCATTGGCCAACGACACCGGATGCGAGACGGCGATCAACGAGGCGTTTGAATCGTTTATCAACACCAACAAGCGAGCGCCCGAGTTTATTTCGCTGTTCATTGACGAGAATCTGAAAAAGGGCCTCAAGGGCAAGACGGAagtcgaggtggaagaaATGCTGCGCAAGACGATCTCGGTGTTCCGCTTTCTGCACGAGAAGGATACGTTTGAGCGATACTACAAGCAGCACTTGGCGAAACGGTTGTTGCAGGGGCGAAGCGTTTCGGACGATGCGGAGCGTGGCATGatggccaagctcaagatcgagagcgGGCACGGCTACGTTGCCAAGTTGCAAGGCATGCTGAATGATATGAAGACGAGCGAGGAGACAGTGGAGGAATTCAATCGGAGCGTCAAGAACTCGGCTCGGGGAATGCGATTTGGTGTATCGGTGAATGTGCTGACGAGTACGAATTGGCCGATTTCAGCGCAGCCACCGAGTTGTACGATGCCCGAGATGCTCATGGAGGCAAGACGACGGTTTGAGGAGTTTTATCAGAGCAAGCACAACGGTCGCGTGTTGACGTGGCATGCGAATTTGGGGAATGCGGATATCAGGGTGGCATTCAACTCGCGCACGCACGAGATCAACGTTTCGACATTTGCactggtggtgctgctgctgtttgAGGAGGGTAGTGGCAACGAGGTGCTTTCGTACGACGAAATCGCACGCGCAACCAATATGGGAGATGTAGACCTACAGAGGACGCTTCAGTCGTTGGCGTGCGGTAAGTTCCGGATCCTCAACAAGATTCCGAAAGGCAGGGAGGTCGAGAAGGAGGACAAGTTTTGTTTCAACTCGGGCTTTACATGTCCACTGGCGCGATTCAAGATCCAGCAAGTGGCAGCGCGAGTGGAAACGAGCAAGGAGAGGCTCGTGACAAATGCGAAACTTGACGAGCAAAGGTCGTTTTTAATCGAGGCATCCATCGTCAGGATCATGAAGAACAGAAAACACCTCGCTCACTCAGACCTCGTACAGCAAATCATCACCCAACTCTCGCCGCGCTTCCACCCGTCGCTCCCCGCAATCAAAAAGCGCATCGAAAGCCTCATCGAACGCGAATACCTCGAACGCACAGACTCGGCACGAAACATGTACACCTACCTCGCTTAG